GGCCTATGCGCCGCACAGCAGCACCACCGCGCGCGCTTCCATCGCCAGGCCCTGGCCCACGGGGCCGAGGCGCTCGGCGGTCTTGGCCTTCACGCTCACCTGCGCCGCATCCAGCCCCAGCAGCTGCGCGATGCCTGCGCGCATGGCCGGGATGTGCGCGGCCAGGCGCGGTGCCTGAGCGACGACGGTGCTGTCCAAGTTCACGATCTGCCAGCCGGCGGCGCGCACCCTGCGGGCGGCCTCGGCCAGCAGCGCGCGCGAGTCGGCTCCGCTCAAGCGCGGGTCGGTATCGGGGAAGTGGCTGCCGATGTCGCCCAGCGCTGCCGCGCCCAGCAGGGCGTCGGTGATGGCGTGCAGCAGCACGTCGGCATCCGAATGGCCGAGCAGCCCTTGCGGGTGCGCAATCGGCACGCCGCCCAGCACCAGCGGGCGACCCGGCACCAGGGCGTGGATGTCCCAGCCCTCGCCCACGCGCAGTCGGGGCAGATCCGTCATCGTGCATACCCTTTCAAAACGGCCTCGGCCAGCGCAAAGTCCTGCGGCCAGGTGATCTTCAGATTGAGCAGGCTGCCGCGCACCAGCAGGGGCGTGTGGCCCGCCAGCTCCATGGCGCTGGCCTCGTCGGTGATGCCGGCAAAGCCGGCTGCCCGGTGCGCCTCAAGAGCGGCCAGCAGCGTGCCCAGGCGAAACATCTGCGGCGTTTGCGCCAGCCACTTGTCGCCGCGCTCCAGGGTTTGCACGGCGCGGTCCGCGCGCGCGACCTTGAGCGTATCCGGCAGGGGCAGCGCCAGCAGGCCGCCCACCGCGTCGGGCA
The DNA window shown above is from Comamonas sp. NLF-1-9 and carries:
- the ispF gene encoding 2-C-methyl-D-erythritol 2,4-cyclodiphosphate synthase; amino-acid sequence: MTDLPRLRVGEGWDIHALVPGRPLVLGGVPIAHPQGLLGHSDADVLLHAITDALLGAAALGDIGSHFPDTDPRLSGADSRALLAEAARRVRAAGWQIVNLDSTVVAQAPRLAAHIPAMRAGIAQLLGLDAAQVSVKAKTAERLGPVGQGLAMEARAVVLLCGA